Genomic DNA from Nonomuraea rubra:
CGATTGCCGAAACTGTGACCGACGCCGTGCCGTGACAGGTTGATCCGGAACGGCCCCACTTTGATTGACTTGCGGTAGTGCCAGCCCATGTCCCTCCTCCGCCATCGTGCGCTCATGAAGAAGAACGTGCGGGACGGCTCCGCGGTTCCCGGCCCGCCAAGGTGCCCGCCAAGGTGCCCTCCAATGTGCTCGCCAGGGCTTCGAGCGCGCGGGGGTAGGCCCGTTCCGAGGGGGCGGCGTACCCGATGAGCAGGCCGTCGCGGCCCTCGCCGTGCCAGAGGGGGGAGGAGGGGCGCAGGGCGATGCCGGCCCGCTCGCAGGCGGCCAGCACCTCGGCCTCCGGCGGGCCGCCCGGGGGGAGCAGCAGGAGGGCACGCAGGCCGGCCGCGACGCCGGGCAGGGCCGCGCCGGGCAGCACGCCGGACAGGCGGGCGCGCAGCCGCTGGCGGCGGTGGCGGTAACGCAGGCGGGCGGCGCGGATGTGGCGGTCGTAGTCGTGCGTCTCGATCAGCCTGGCCAGCACGAGCTGGCCGAGCACCTCGGTATGGGCGTCGGCGTGCAGCTTGGCCTCGGTGACGGGGCCGATCAGCGCGGGCGGCACCGCCATCCAGCCCAGGCGCAGCCCCGGGCCGAGGGACTCCGACGTGGTGCCGCAGTACACGACCTGCTCCGGCGCCGTGCCCTGCAACGCCCCGACGGGCCGGCGATCGTAGCGGAACTCCCCGTCGTAGTCGTCCTCGACGACCAGCCCGCCCCACGCGCGCAGCGCCAGGCGGCGGGACGGGTGCAGCGGGACGCCCATGGGGTACTGGTGGGCGGGCGTGACGACGGCGGCGGCCACGTCAGGGGTGAGGGTGCCGGTCCGCGCGCCCAGCTCGTCCACCGGCAGCGGTACGACCTCGCGCCCCGCTCTTCTCACCACCTCGCGGTAGAAGTCGTGACCGGGGTCCTCCATGGCGAACGGGCCGCCGGTCACGGTGGCGAGCAGGTTGACCGCCTGGACGAAGCCGGTGGTGACGACGATCAGGTCGGGCGTGGTGAGCACGCCGCGGGTCCTGGCGAGGTAGCCGGCGAGCGCGGTACGCAGCTCGATCCGGCCGCGCGGGTCGCAGGGGCCGAAGACGGCGGCGGGCGCGGTGGCCAGCACATGGCGGGTGGCGCGCAACCAGGCGCGGGCGGGGAAGGCGGACACGTCCGGCTGCCCGGGCCGCAGGTCGTGCAGGGGCCCGGGCGTCGGCTCGGCGGGGAACGCGCCCGGCGGCATGCCCGGGGCGGACGGCGTGGTGGCGACCTCCGTGCCGGAGCCGGGGCGCGTGGCCAGGTAGCCCTCCGCGACGAGCTGGTCGTAGGCCGCGCTCACCGTGCCCCGTGACAGGCGCAGCTCGGCGGCCAGCGTGCGGCTGGAGGGCAGCCGGGTGCCGCGCGGCAGCCGCCCGTCCCTGACGGCCTGCCGCAGCGCCTCCTCCAGCGCCCGCCGCCGCCCGCCCCCGGCGGCGAGCTCCAGATGCAGGTCCACCCCGGAACCGGCCCAATCTTTGCGCACGGAACCGGACCTTACCCCTGGTCCGGTGCCCGGGCTTACGGTGGTGAGCAGCCGGAACCAGGAAGGACGGGAGCCACATGATCGTGATCGCTCACCTGAGCGACATCCACATCGGCGCCACCCCCGAGAGCGTCGCCCGCACCACCGCCGTCATGCGTTACCTGGACACGATCCCCGGCGACCTCGACGCGGTGCTCGTCACTGGCGACATCGCCGACCACGGGGCGCAGGAGGAGTACGAGACGGCCGCCAAGCTGCTCGCCTCGCGGCACCCCGTCCTGGTGGGTCCGGGCAACCACGACGTCAGGCGGGAGTTCCGCCGCTCCCTGCTGGGCGAGGAGCCGGCGGACGGCCCGGTCAACCAGGTCCTGCGCACCAGCCGCGCGGTCTACGCGATGTGCGACTCCTCCATCCCGGGCAGGGACGACGGGCACCTGGACGACGAGACGCTCGCCTGGCTGGAAGGCGTGCTGGACGACAGCGCGGGCCTGCCGGTGTTCGTGGCGTTCCACCACCCGCCGGTGAAGCTGCACACGCCGCCGGGCGACGGGATCAGGATGCACGAGACCGGGCGGCTGGAGGCTCTGCTCGCCGGCCGCGCCGGCGTGCCCGCCGTGCTGGCCGGGCACGCCCACACGGCCGCCGCCACCACGTTCGCCGGCAGGCCGCTGCTGGTCGGCGGGGGTGTGGTCTCCACGCTGACGATGCCGTGGGAGGGCGGGACGAGCTTCGCCAACTGCGTCGACTTCACCCTGCCGCCGCTGATCGCCTTCCACGTGCTCGACGACGAGGGCCGGATGACCACGCACTTCCGCGCCGTCCCGTAGAGGGGGCGGGCCGGGTGCCCGCCCCCTCATGGGTCACCGTTCGGTGAGCTCGATGAACGTCACCGAGTGGGCGGGGAAGTCGTAGGTGAAGACCGAGGAGAAGCCGCTCACCTGCCGCCGTACCGGAGCCACGCGGTCCGGGTCGGCGATCGAGTTCGTGTCCGAGGGCGCGCCGGTCAGCGAGGTCACCGTGGCCGACGGCCGGAACCGGGCAGAACCGAGGTCCACGCTGCTCCGCACGGCCGTGTCCTGCGCGTTGACGACCTTCAGCGTCACCGACCTGCCGTCCCTGGACACCACCTGGTACAGCGGCTCGACCCGGGAGCTGTCCACGAAGTCGTTGACCTGCTGCCCGTCCAGCCACGTCGTGATCCGCCGCCCGCTGACCTGCACCTTCAAGCGGTGGTCGCGGCCGGTCTCGACCGTGGTGGACGAGGTGGCGATCGAGGACTTGCCGCCGTTGACGGCCTTCTCGATGGCGGACTGGGTGTTGTTCCAGCCGCCGACGTTCCACCAGTAGAAGTTGCCGGTGTCACGCACGCCGAACATCACCAGGAAGCCCTCCGCGCCGGCGGTCTTCCGTGCGGTGAGCTCGATCGTGTAGTTCGACCAGTCGGCCGAGCCGGCCGTGGACCTGGCGTCCTCGACCTGCGCTGTCTGCGCGTACGCGCCGTCCTGCACCGCCCAGGTGCCCAGGCCGGGCGTCCAGGCGCCGGCGCCGGCGGAGAAGTCGTCCGACAGCAGCACGGTCCCGTCGGCGGCGGTGACCTTGACGTCGTCGTAGCGGACCGCGGTGTTCCAGGCGCCGAGGCCGATCGCGCCCTTGATGTCCTCGACGGGCCTGGTCTCGCCCTCGAACGTGCTGGGCACCACGCGCTCGCCGACGTTCGTGGAGAACAGGCGCTGGACGTGGTAGCTCGGCGACCCGTACGCCTGGTCGTTGTCGAACCAGATCAGGTCCGGCGTCCAGTCCACGTAGTCCACGTTGGCCAGCAGCGGCGCGTACGAGGCCAGCTCCACCACGTCGGAGTTGCGTTCCAGCCCGGTCATGTACGACGCCTCGGACAGCGCGTTGTAGAACGTGTTGCCCCTGGAGGCGTACTCGCCCACGAACACCTTCGGCCCCTGGCGGTCGTAGGTGTCGTAGCGG
This window encodes:
- a CDS encoding PLP-dependent aminotransferase family protein codes for the protein MRKDWAGSGVDLHLELAAGGGRRRALEEALRQAVRDGRLPRGTRLPSSRTLAAELRLSRGTVSAAYDQLVAEGYLATRPGSGTEVATTPSAPGMPPGAFPAEPTPGPLHDLRPGQPDVSAFPARAWLRATRHVLATAPAAVFGPCDPRGRIELRTALAGYLARTRGVLTTPDLIVVTTGFVQAVNLLATVTGGPFAMEDPGHDFYREVVRRAGREVVPLPVDELGARTGTLTPDVAAAVVTPAHQYPMGVPLHPSRRLALRAWGGLVVEDDYDGEFRYDRRPVGALQGTAPEQVVYCGTTSESLGPGLRLGWMAVPPALIGPVTEAKLHADAHTEVLGQLVLARLIETHDYDRHIRAARLRYRHRRQRLRARLSGVLPGAALPGVAAGLRALLLLPPGGPPEAEVLAACERAGIALRPSSPLWHGEGRDGLLIGYAAPSERAYPRALEALASTLEGTLAGTLAGREPRSRPARSSS
- a CDS encoding metallophosphoesterase encodes the protein MIVIAHLSDIHIGATPESVARTTAVMRYLDTIPGDLDAVLVTGDIADHGAQEEYETAAKLLASRHPVLVGPGNHDVRREFRRSLLGEEPADGPVNQVLRTSRAVYAMCDSSIPGRDDGHLDDETLAWLEGVLDDSAGLPVFVAFHHPPVKLHTPPGDGIRMHETGRLEALLAGRAGVPAVLAGHAHTAAATTFAGRPLLVGGGVVSTLTMPWEGGTSFANCVDFTLPPLIAFHVLDDEGRMTTHFRAVP